One Thermicanus aegyptius DSM 12793 DNA segment encodes these proteins:
- the ftsW gene encoding putative lipid II flippase FtsW, which produces MERIRGTPDFLLLFLTLLLVGFGVLMVFSSSQIISYTDHGDPLYFTKKQLLWAGIGLLGMFIAMNLPYTFYKRLYALFGIGSLLFLFTVFIPGLGTVRNGARGWIDLGSMTIQPAEFAKVGLILYLAAMISKKGEKIRDFRRGFLPLIIMTALFAGVILLQNDFGTAALLLGTAVMVMFTGGVRVHHLMIFFLAAAPLLLIYIFTGDHRIRRFTSFLNPWQDPSDSGYHLIQSLYAIGHGRLFGVGLGQSIQKFHYLPYPQTDFIFSIIAEELGFIGILIFLLLYIGLLWRALLLSLKAKDLFANLVGVGVVSGIAIQVLINIGGVTGSIPITGVPLPLISYGGSSLLITLLSIGIVLSISREVSKTEREKSAKEGLLPHQRYNKA; this is translated from the coding sequence ATGGAACGCATCCGCGGCACCCCAGATTTCCTTCTCCTCTTCCTTACCCTTCTTTTGGTTGGATTTGGCGTTCTCATGGTTTTTAGCTCCAGCCAGATCATCTCATACACCGATCATGGAGATCCCCTCTATTTTACAAAAAAACAGCTCCTTTGGGCAGGGATTGGGCTTTTGGGAATGTTCATCGCCATGAATCTTCCCTATACGTTTTATAAACGCCTTTATGCCCTGTTTGGAATCGGCTCCCTTCTCTTTCTTTTTACCGTTTTTATTCCCGGTTTGGGAACGGTGAGAAATGGTGCTAGGGGATGGATCGATTTGGGGAGCATGACGATCCAACCTGCCGAATTTGCGAAGGTGGGGCTTATTCTCTATCTGGCTGCGATGATTAGTAAAAAGGGAGAAAAAATACGAGACTTCCGTCGAGGGTTTCTTCCCCTCATCATCATGACAGCACTTTTTGCAGGAGTTATTCTTCTCCAGAATGATTTCGGCACGGCCGCTCTTCTTCTCGGTACCGCGGTCATGGTGATGTTTACCGGTGGAGTTCGCGTCCACCATCTTATGATCTTCTTTTTAGCGGCAGCTCCTCTCTTGCTTATCTATATCTTTACTGGAGATCATCGAATACGACGCTTTACCAGCTTCTTAAATCCCTGGCAGGATCCGAGTGATTCCGGCTACCACCTGATTCAATCCCTTTATGCCATAGGTCATGGGCGTTTATTTGGGGTGGGACTGGGGCAAAGTATCCAAAAGTTTCATTACCTCCCGTATCCCCAGACCGATTTTATCTTTTCCATCATTGCGGAAGAATTGGGGTTTATCGGCATATTGATCTTCCTCCTTCTCTACATCGGCCTCCTTTGGAGAGCGCTGCTTCTCTCCTTAAAGGCGAAGGATCTCTTTGCAAACCTCGTAGGTGTGGGGGTGGTCAGCGGAATTGCAATCCAGGTTCTGATCAATATCGGAGGGGTAACGGGGAGCATCCCCATTACCGGCGTCCCCCTCCCCCTCATCAGCTATGGGGGTTCTTCCTTGCTCATTACCCTCCTTTCCATCGGCATCGTCCTTTCCATCTCCAGGGAAGTTTCGAAGACCGAAAGGGAAAAATCGGCAAAAGAAGGCTTACTCCCACATCAACGATATAATAAGGCATAG
- a CDS encoding alanyl-tRNA editing protein: MKLYLQNPYLRQFTAQVLDTLDWKGKTALILDRTAFYPTGGGQPHDTGVLGDYPVVEVEEHEGRILHLIEGEYRGEKRLAGMINWERRFDHMQQHAGQHLLSAVLKKMYGIETHAFHLGREESTIDISPFHPFPIHEVEEKIYGIVLENCSIETHYLPREEVDPRILDETKSLASYIRFVEIEGFEGIACQGTHPSRTGEIGLVKIIGVESDKENLRLTFLAGMRALRRFQGDMEHLNQALRLLKTNRIDFSKRMIEIKEKQESLKRKNRLLTQEKLEWEKRWRMREALSLGGVTIHFQFWEERSFQELKELAKIIIEEPGQLVLFATLTPAGQAIAACSQNIPYSMVDIVKKLFPDGKGGGSRVFAQMEGKREHLLERWETVYHDLKNELLSKG, encoded by the coding sequence ATGAAGCTTTATCTCCAGAACCCATATTTGCGGCAATTTACCGCCCAGGTCCTTGATACTCTGGATTGGAAAGGGAAAACCGCCCTCATTCTTGATCGAACCGCTTTTTACCCTACGGGAGGGGGACAGCCCCATGATACCGGCGTTCTAGGGGATTATCCTGTTGTGGAAGTGGAAGAACACGAGGGGAGGATTCTTCATCTCATTGAAGGAGAGTATCGGGGAGAGAAGAGGCTCGCAGGCATGATTAATTGGGAGCGACGATTTGACCACATGCAGCAGCATGCAGGGCAACATCTCCTCTCCGCGGTTTTAAAGAAAATGTACGGGATAGAAACGCACGCCTTTCATCTGGGTAGAGAGGAGAGCACCATCGATATTTCCCCATTTCACCCCTTTCCCATTCATGAAGTAGAGGAAAAAATCTATGGCATCGTTCTTGAAAATTGCTCCATTGAGACCCACTACCTCCCAAGGGAGGAGGTTGATCCGCGGATCCTTGATGAGACGAAGAGCCTCGCCTCCTATATTCGTTTTGTCGAGATCGAGGGTTTTGAGGGGATCGCTTGCCAGGGGACTCATCCTTCCCGGACCGGGGAGATTGGATTGGTGAAGATTATCGGAGTTGAAAGCGATAAAGAGAATCTTCGTCTCACCTTTTTGGCTGGAATGCGGGCGCTCAGGAGATTTCAAGGGGACATGGAGCATCTGAACCAAGCCCTCCGCCTCCTTAAGACGAACCGGATCGATTTTTCAAAGCGGATGATAGAGATCAAAGAGAAACAAGAGAGTTTAAAGCGAAAAAACCGTCTTCTCACCCAAGAGAAATTGGAATGGGAAAAAAGGTGGAGGATGCGGGAAGCCCTCAGCCTCGGGGGAGTTACGATCCACTTTCAATTTTGGGAAGAACGCTCTTTTCAAGAGCTTAAGGAATTGGCCAAAATCATCATCGAAGAACCGGGCCAGTTGGTGCTCTTCGCCACCTTAACTCCTGCAGGACAAGCCATCGCTGCCTGTTCACAAAATATTCCATACTCTATGGTAGACATCGTGAAGAAGTTATTTCCAGATGGGAAGGGAGGAGGGAGTCGCGTCTTTGCCCAAATGGAAGGAAAACGGGAGCATCTCCTAGAACGGTGGGAAACGGTGTATCATGATTTAAAGAATGAATTGCTTTCTAAAGGGTAG
- a CDS encoding CBS domain-containing protein, which translates to MPNVREMMTANVETATLKDNMYEVAVKMKERNVGAIPIVDGKRPIGIITDRDIVIRGTAERKPGSTAVEEIMTKNPITIQPTASAEEASEMMAEHQIRRLIVVENGEMVGILAMKDLTDQRSTLPFAHDAIAEISETRAEHQSELRH; encoded by the coding sequence ATGCCTAACGTAAGGGAGATGATGACCGCAAATGTGGAAACAGCTACCCTCAAGGATAATATGTATGAGGTTGCCGTCAAGATGAAAGAGAGGAATGTCGGTGCGATCCCGATCGTGGACGGAAAGAGACCGATCGGTATCATTACCGACCGAGATATCGTGATTCGCGGGACGGCAGAAAGGAAACCGGGATCAACCGCCGTGGAAGAGATTATGACAAAAAACCCCATCACCATACAGCCTACAGCCAGTGCGGAAGAGGCGAGCGAGATGATGGCGGAGCATCAGATCCGTAGGTTGATCGTCGTTGAGAATGGGGAGATGGTAGGAATTCTGGCGATGAAAGATCTTACCGATCAAAGAAGCACCCTTCCCTTCGCCCATGATGCGATTGCCGAGATCTCCGAAACCCGCGCTGAACATCAATCGGAATTACGACATTAA
- a CDS encoding cytochrome o ubiquinol oxidase subunit IV, with amino-acid sequence MSKIQPGNHSSAKPYIAGFIYSLVLTIIPLVLVLNDMMEKTFLVVSILIAACLQFLVQIYYFMHVKENKNRGYILLTLAVGIVLAVTVIGGSAWVMSF; translated from the coding sequence ATGTCGAAAATTCAACCGGGGAACCATTCATCAGCCAAACCGTATATTGCAGGTTTTATCTACTCGCTTGTCTTAACGATTATTCCATTGGTGCTGGTGCTAAATGATATGATGGAAAAAACATTTCTCGTTGTGTCCATACTGATCGCTGCTTGTTTGCAATTTTTGGTCCAGATTTATTATTTTATGCATGTGAAAGAAAACAAAAACCGGGGGTATATTCTTTTAACTTTGGCGGTCGGAATTGTTCTTGCCGTAACTGTAATCGGGGGATCTGCTTGGGTCATGTCGTTTTAG
- a CDS encoding cytochrome (ubi)quinol oxidase subunit III, with protein sequence MTSVLSHQKDHEHEEHGHDESSLKIFGFWIFMITDLILFATLFAAYVVLRTRYNGGPTGEELFSVPIFTTSTIILLTSSFTSGLAVLGLKNGKVNNAVGWLIITVLLGMAFVVLEITEFASMVDEGASISTSAFLSAFYVLVGTHGLHVSVGIVWMIGAIIQLMRDGISEVTTRKVNVVSLYWHFLDVVWIFIFSVVYLMGVM encoded by the coding sequence TTGACGTCTGTATTGTCACATCAAAAGGATCATGAACATGAAGAGCACGGCCATGACGAAAGCTCGTTAAAAATTTTTGGATTTTGGATTTTTATGATTACGGATTTAATTCTTTTCGCTACTCTGTTCGCTGCCTATGTTGTATTAAGAACGCGGTATAACGGCGGGCCGACGGGGGAGGAGCTTTTTTCGGTACCCATTTTTACAACATCGACAATCATCCTGTTAACCAGCAGTTTTACGAGCGGTTTGGCGGTATTGGGATTGAAAAACGGAAAAGTCAATAACGCGGTTGGCTGGCTAATCATCACGGTTCTTTTAGGGATGGCGTTTGTCGTTTTGGAAATCACGGAGTTCGCCAGCATGGTCGATGAAGGGGCGTCCATTTCAACAAGCGCTTTTCTTTCCGCCTTTTATGTATTAGTGGGCACACATGGTCTTCACGTATCGGTCGGTATTGTATGGATGATTGGAGCGATTATCCAACTCATGCGTGATGGAATCAGCGAGGTGACGACCCGTAAAGTGAATGTGGTCAGTTTATACTGGCACTTCCTTGATGTTGTATGGATTTTTATCTTTTCCGTCGTCTATTTAATGGGGGTGATGTAA